A region of Neovison vison isolate M4711 chromosome 7, ASM_NN_V1, whole genome shotgun sequence DNA encodes the following proteins:
- the SYNGR4 gene encoding synaptogyrin-4 — MHIPESLQDLADSEAVQFLKRPKTITRIIAGVFSLIVFSSLLTDGYQNKTESSTLHCVLNSNNVACSFAVGAGLLAFLSCLTFLALDAHESRGGSARFKTAFQLLDFILAVLWTGIWFVGFCFLANQWQHSSPKGFLLGRSSAKAAITFAFFSILIWIFQAYLALQDLRNDTPVPYKRSLDEGGVVLTTLSPPSAASPVNTPTAGPNNLSYASSALSPYLTTPKAPRLAMMPDN, encoded by the exons ATGCACATCCCTGAAAGCCTCCAGGACCTGGCTGACAGTGAAGCCGTGCAGTTTCTAAAGAGGCCCAAGACGATCACCCGGATCATTGCAGGG GTCTTCTCCCTCATCGTCTTCTCCTCCCTGCTGACCGACGGCTACCAGAACAAGACCGAGTCTTCGACGCTCCACTGCGTCCTGAACAGCAACAATGTGGCCTGCAGCTTCGCCGTGGGAGCCGGCCTCCTGGCCTTCCTCAGCTGCCTGACCTTCCTTGCCCTGGACGCCCACGAGAGTCGTGGCGGCAGCGCCCGCTTCAAGACGGCATTCCAGCTGCTGGACTTCATCCTGGCTG TCCTGTGGACAGGCATCTGGTTCGTGGGTTTCTGCTTCCTGGCTAACCAGTGGCAGCATTCGTCACCCAAAGGGTTCCTCCTGGGAAGAAGTAGCGCCAAGGCCGCCATCACCTTCGCTTTCTTCTCCATCCTCATCTGG ATATTCCAGGCCTACCTGGCCCTCCAGGACCTCCGGAATGACACTCCAGTCCCTTACAAGCGCTCCCTGGATGAGGGTGGTGTGGTGCtgaccaccctctccccaccctcagctGCCAGCCCTGTTAACACGCCCACCGCTGGCCCCAACAACCTGAGTTATGCCAGTTCTGCCCTGTCCCCCTATCTAACCACCCCGAAGGCCCCCCGCCTCGCTATGATGCCCGACAACTGA
- the TMEM143 gene encoding transmembrane protein 143, which translates to MTVERWLRLRGKGLAMLHVTRGVWGSRVRVWSLLPTLLGPPRALSSLAAKMGEYRKMWNPTEPRDWAQQYRERFIPFSKEQLLRLLTQEFHSSPKEKAALADFAAHVDFCTLFHYHHILARLQALYDPINPDRETLDQPSLTDPQRLSNEQEVLRALEPLLAQANFSPLSEDTLAYALVVHHPQDEVQVTINLDQYIYMQFWALGQRVGQMPHKSSVGSKRGFFSRSPPAERRYFKWVVVAARTKRGHLVLKSFKDTPLEGLEQLLPELKVRTSTTQRALLNLTLFVSGLVFFVNVGMVVLTDLKMATSLLLLLFAIFMGLRASKMFGQRRSVQALELAHMLYYRSTSNNSELLSALALRAQDEHAKEALLAHSFLARLPQGARGQPEETSQWLQSEVEHWLLAQSGCDVAFNGTRALAHLQALTPSIGMFPPPGFPKLDLLSTVISETPQPAPSSDQP; encoded by the exons ATGACAGTCGAGCGTTGGCTAAG GCTCCGGGGAAAGGGTCTGGCCATGCTGCATGTGACCCGGGGGGTCTGGGGATCCAGGGTCCGGGTATGGTCCCTGTTGCCTACGCTCCTCGGGCCCCCCCGGGCCCTGTCGTCGCTGGCGGCCAAGATGGGGGAGTACCGCAAGATGTGGAACCCCACGGAGCCCCGCGACTGGGCCCAGCAGTACCGCGAGCGGTTCATCCCTTTCTCCAAGGAGCAGCTGCTCCGCCTCCTGACACAG GAATTCCACTCCAGCCCCAAGGAGAAGGCAGCTTTAGCTGATTTTGCAGCCCACGTGGACTTCTGCACCTTGTTCCACTACCACCACATCCTGGCCCGGCTGCAG GCGTTGTATGACCCCATCAACCCCGACAGGGAGACCCTCGACCAGCCTTCGCTGACAGACCCCCAGCGTCTATCCAATGAGCAGGAGGTGCTCCGGGCTCTGGAGCCCCTGCTGGCCCAGGCCAACTTCTCCCCGCTCTCGGAGGACACCCTGGCCTACGCTCTGGTGGTCCATCACCCTCAGGATGAGGTCCAG GTGACAATAAATTTGGATCAGTATATCTACATGCAATTCTGGGCCCTGGGCCAGCGAGTTGGGCAGATGCCCCATAAGTCCAGCGTGGGCTCCAAACGTGGCTTCTTCAGCAGGTCACCCCCCGCAGAGAG GAGGTATTTCAAGTGGGTGGTGGTGGCCGCCCGTACCAAGCGGGGGCACCTGGTGCTGAAGAGCTTCAAGGACACACCCCTAGAGGGCCTAGAGCAGCTGCTCCCGGAGCTGAAGGTCCGCACGTCCACCACGCAGCGCGCGCTGCTCAACCTGACGCTTTTTGTCTCGGGCCTGGTGTTCTTCGTCAATGTGGGCATGGTGGTGCTCACGGACCTCAAGATGGCCACCTCCCTGCTGCTGCTCCTCTTTGCCATCTTCATGGGCCTGCGGGCATCCAAG ATGTTTGGACAGCGGCGCAGCGTGCAGGCGCTGGAGCTGGCCCACATGCTCTACTACCGCAGCACTTCCAACAACTCGGAGCTGCTCAGCGCCCTGGCCCTGCGCGCGCAGGACGAACATGCCAAGGAGGCTCTGCTAGCGCACAGCTTCCTGGCCCGGCTGCCCCAGGGCGCGCGCGGCCAGCCAGAGG AGACCTCCCAGTGGCTCCAGTCCGAGGTAGAGCACTGGCTCTTGGCCCAGTCAGGCTGTGACGTGGCCTTCAACGGAACTCGGGCCCTGGCCCACCTGCAGGCCCTCACCCCCAGCATCGGGATGTTCCCACCCCCGGGTTTCCCCAAACTGGACCTGTTGTCCACAGTCATCTCCGAAACCCCACAGCCAGCACCCAGCAGTGACCAGCCCTGA
- the EMP3 gene encoding epithelial membrane protein 3 — protein sequence MSLLLLVVSALHILILILLFVATLDKSWWTLPGKESLNLWYDCTWNNDNKTWACSNVSENGWLKAVQVLMVLSLILCCLSFILFMFQLYTMRRGGLFYATGLCQLCTSVAVFTGALIYAIHAEEILAERPPGGSFGYCFALAWVAFPLALASGIIYIHLRKRE from the exons ATGTCTCTCCTCCTGCTGGTGGTCTCTGCCCTTCATATCCTCATTCTCATCCTGCTTTTCGTGGCCACTTTGGACAAG TCCTGGTGGACCCTCCCAGGGAAGGAGTCCCTGAATCTTTGGTATGACTGCACGTggaacaatgacaacaaaacgTGGGCCTGCAGTAACGTCAGCGAGAATG GCTGGCTGAAGGCAGTTCAGGTCCTCATGGTGCTTTCCCTCATCCTCTGCTGCCTGTCCTTCATCCTGTTCATGTTCCAGCTCTACACCATGCGGCGAGGAGGACTTTTCTATGCCACTGGCCTCTGCCAGCTTTGCACCA GTGTGGCGGTCTTTACCGGAGCCCTGATCTACGCCATTCACGCTGAGGAGATCTTGGCGGAGCGCCCGCCGGGGGGCAGCTTTGGTTACTGCTTCGCCCTCGCTTGGGTGGCCTTCCCCCTTGCCCTGGCCAGTGGCATCATTTACATCCACCTGCGGAAGCGGGAGTGA